Proteins co-encoded in one bacterium genomic window:
- a CDS encoding tetratricopeptide repeat protein: MGWRDLNQMAQMALKQSNYARAEELWHKALDELRLSKHQSESAILVIDSLARLYAKSARYEEAEKMFRESIELSKEALGPENPAVAKGMEDLADLFLAMGRDADAQPILEESLAVWEISMGKEHPEVVRCLRALGATHRNLGNYKKAEEYYKKALTIHQRRFGANHPDVARILNQLALLSLRQERLDEAEELFRKEFTIWKDATKSKRPDIAKSMNDLALLYHARGKIDKAERICRKSLEISRKVLGPNHPEAARSLNSLAVFCASQNRLDEAEELFQQALEIHENLVPRDEDKIIEIWQNLSSLIAQRKRQQQN, from the coding sequence ATGGGGTGGCGAGACCTGAACCAGATGGCCCAGATGGCCTTGAAGCAGAGCAATTACGCCCGCGCCGAGGAACTCTGGCATAAGGCGTTGGATGAACTTCGTCTCTCTAAGCACCAGAGTGAGAGCGCTATTCTTGTCATCGATAGCCTGGCTCGCCTGTATGCGAAGTCTGCCCGGTATGAAGAGGCAGAGAAGATGTTCCGTGAGTCGATCGAGCTCTCGAAAGAGGCCCTGGGTCCCGAAAATCCTGCCGTAGCCAAGGGTATGGAAGACCTGGCGGATCTATTCCTGGCCATGGGGCGCGATGCAGATGCCCAGCCGATCCTCGAGGAATCCCTGGCGGTCTGGGAGATCTCGATGGGCAAGGAACACCCGGAGGTCGTCCGCTGTTTGCGCGCGCTGGGAGCGACCCACCGCAATCTGGGCAATTACAAGAAGGCCGAGGAGTACTACAAGAAAGCACTCACGATTCATCAACGTCGCTTCGGCGCGAACCACCCGGACGTCGCTCGCATCTTAAACCAGTTGGCTCTGCTGTCGCTTCGGCAAGAGCGGCTGGACGAAGCGGAAGAGCTCTTCCGCAAGGAATTCACGATCTGGAAGGACGCGACCAAGTCCAAGCGTCCGGACATTGCTAAGAGCATGAACGACCTGGCGCTGCTCTATCACGCGCGAGGCAAGATTGACAAAGCTGAACGAATCTGCCGGAAGTCGCTGGAAATCAGCCGTAAGGTCCTTGGGCCCAATCACCCGGAAGCCGCGCGGAGCTTGAATTCACTGGCCGTTTTCTGTGCCTCGCAGAATCGATTGGACGAAGCGGAGGAGTTGTTCCAGCAGGCCCTGGAGATCCACGAGAACCTCGTCCCACGCGACGAAGACAAGATCATAGAGATCTGGCAGAATCTCTCATCACTAATCGCACAACGAAAACGCCAACAACAGAACTGA
- a CDS encoding BrxA/BrxB family bacilliredoxin — MYDPMLVDPMREEVREVGFQELTTADDVDTALKGGGTALVFVNSVCGCAAGGARPALRMALQEEGSKRPENLYSVFAGMDRDATDRARSYFVGYQPSSPCMALLKDGEVVHMIERHHIEGNMPEAIARSLVWAFGEYC; from the coding sequence ATGTACGATCCGATGCTGGTTGACCCGATGCGTGAGGAAGTCCGCGAGGTCGGCTTTCAGGAACTGACAACCGCAGACGATGTGGATACGGCTCTGAAGGGCGGAGGCACTGCCTTGGTCTTCGTGAATTCGGTCTGCGGCTGCGCCGCCGGCGGAGCGCGCCCGGCCCTGCGCATGGCGCTGCAGGAAGAGGGGTCGAAACGCCCGGAGAATCTCTACTCGGTTTTCGCCGGAATGGATCGCGATGCAACCGATCGAGCCCGTTCGTACTTCGTCGGCTACCAGCCGAGTTCGCCCTGCATGGCCCTTCTGAAGGATGGCGAAGTCGTCCACATGATCGAACGCCATCACATCGAAGGCAACATGCCCGAAGCGATCGCGCGCAGCCTGGTCTGGGCCTTTGGCGAATACTGCTGA
- a CDS encoding DNA replication/repair protein RecF encodes MMHLERLQIERFRLIQQAVIELAPGVNLFTGANAQGKTTILEAIAFLATGRSFRTARDRECIAWTAKEETRFAAVDADFRRSGARHRLRLAIEPRGKTVWLDGNTLRTLTSLWGRLNTVLFVPADLQIVQGPPGLRRSVLDSLLGQTNPSYLQILAATNRALGSRNALLRRGRPSSDPQYEAFEATLAQNASSVLKARAELAVKLDAAIAAPMEHLTGGTETLRVIYEPGFPAQAKLTAETILAVQVTELTERLIEYWQQARAGDLDRGSTRDGAQRDDLRFEVNGSDARTYASQGQTRSCVVALRLAELELLSESSGETPLLLLDDIFGELDRRRAELFLSLLGQRPVQTLITATDAALVEAGIEIDRRFLVNGGDVVPDSPQV; translated from the coding sequence ATGATGCACCTAGAACGGCTACAAATCGAGCGCTTCCGCCTGATTCAGCAGGCCGTCATTGAACTGGCCCCAGGCGTGAATCTGTTCACCGGCGCCAATGCCCAGGGCAAAACCACGATCCTGGAGGCCATCGCATTCCTGGCAACCGGCCGGAGTTTCCGGACCGCGCGCGACCGCGAGTGCATCGCTTGGACGGCCAAGGAGGAGACGCGCTTCGCGGCCGTCGATGCAGATTTCCGCCGCTCGGGGGCCCGCCACCGGCTGCGCCTCGCAATCGAGCCGCGCGGGAAAACGGTTTGGCTGGACGGCAATACGCTTCGGACCCTCACGTCATTGTGGGGGCGACTGAACACGGTGCTGTTCGTGCCCGCAGACCTCCAGATCGTGCAGGGTCCCCCCGGGCTGCGCCGCAGCGTTCTGGATTCGCTGCTCGGCCAGACCAACCCGTCTTACCTGCAGATTCTAGCCGCCACGAACCGAGCACTCGGCAGCCGCAACGCTCTTCTCCGCCGCGGGCGCCCTTCATCGGATCCGCAATACGAGGCCTTCGAGGCGACACTCGCGCAGAATGCCTCCTCCGTGCTGAAGGCCCGCGCGGAACTTGCCGTCAAGCTGGATGCGGCCATCGCAGCACCCATGGAGCATCTGACCGGGGGAACCGAAACACTACGCGTCATCTACGAGCCCGGATTCCCGGCACAGGCAAAGCTGACGGCGGAAACGATCCTTGCAGTACAGGTCACAGAACTGACGGAGCGGCTTATCGAGTATTGGCAGCAGGCGCGTGCAGGAGATCTCGACCGCGGCTCGACCCGCGACGGCGCGCAGCGGGACGACCTTCGCTTCGAGGTCAATGGATCGGACGCCCGCACCTACGCAAGCCAGGGGCAGACGCGCTCGTGCGTGGTCGCGCTCCGGTTGGCCGAATTGGAACTGCTCTCCGAATCTAGCGGCGAGACCCCCCTGCTGCTCCTTGATGACATCTTCGGGGAGCTCGACCGCCGGCGCGCGGAACTCTTCCTGTCGCTCCTTGGCCAGCGCCCCGTGCAAACGCTCATCACGGCGACCGATGCGGCCCTGGTTGAAGCTGGGATCGAGATCGACAGGCGCTTTCTGGTGAACGGCGGGGATGTCGTTCCGGACAGCCCGCAGGTGTAA
- a CDS encoding NifU family protein: protein MAEITPEKEARIREILENLRPYLQADGGDCAFSRIEDNVVYIQLQGACVGCASALMTLKMGIERRIMEEVPEVEAVEAI, encoded by the coding sequence ATGGCCGAGATCACCCCGGAAAAGGAAGCTCGCATTCGCGAGATCCTCGAGAATTTGCGCCCGTACCTTCAGGCGGATGGTGGCGACTGCGCCTTCAGTCGCATTGAAGACAATGTCGTCTACATCCAGTTGCAGGGCGCTTGCGTTGGCTGTGCATCGGCGCTGATGACCCTGAAGATGGGCATCGAGCGGCGCATCATGGAAGAGGTCCCCGAAGTCGAAGCCGTCGAGGCAATCTGA